In a genomic window of Nitratireductor basaltis:
- a CDS encoding FAD-binding oxidoreductase has product MSVAKPKADTLDAFFEACIGVVGPRHFLQDADAVKPYGRDWSGAYFRTPLAVALPSSTAEVSDLVRLCAGHGIPVVPAGGRTGLCGGSVPMRERAALVMSLERMTAIREMDRVGRTVTVEAGCILETLQDAVAEAGLAFPLMFGAKGSCMIGGALSTNAGGSNVLRYGNARDLCLGIEAVMPDGTVVNGLSALRKDNTGYDLRNLLIGAEGTLGIITAATLKTLPQPLVRTTAFLSVSDLDAALTVLHRVQDHTGGAVEAFEFMPQPVIDAICTYNPAIRSPLEGPAEIGILLEVASSRPMDAQLNEEGARALEVDVLTLLADLVEKELILDATIARNDQQRQDLWTMREMVLEGITHAGVAEIFDISLSLKHLSSFVATAKEQAARFGFRSLVIGHLGDGNLHYAVMGAEGQDPADLPMDAMRAAIMDEVARLNGSFSAEHGIGQSKLDQMLRYKDAGQLAVMRRIKSALDPQNLMNPGKLIPLASTEVGTGRSWQP; this is encoded by the coding sequence ATGTCTGTCGCCAAGCCGAAAGCCGACACGCTGGACGCATTTTTCGAAGCCTGCATCGGTGTCGTGGGTCCGCGTCACTTCCTTCAAGACGCAGATGCGGTGAAGCCCTACGGCCGTGACTGGTCCGGGGCCTACTTCCGGACACCCCTTGCCGTGGCGCTCCCTTCCAGCACAGCTGAGGTATCCGACCTCGTGCGCTTGTGTGCGGGACACGGGATCCCCGTTGTGCCAGCGGGCGGCCGCACCGGCCTGTGCGGAGGCAGCGTGCCGATGAGGGAACGCGCTGCGCTGGTCATGTCGCTCGAACGGATGACCGCGATACGCGAGATGGACAGGGTCGGGCGCACCGTCACTGTGGAAGCGGGCTGCATTCTGGAGACATTGCAGGACGCGGTCGCCGAGGCTGGCCTGGCCTTTCCCTTGATGTTCGGCGCGAAGGGCAGCTGCATGATTGGCGGAGCCCTGTCCACCAATGCCGGCGGGTCCAACGTCCTGCGTTATGGCAACGCCCGTGACCTCTGCCTCGGGATCGAGGCCGTGATGCCGGATGGCACGGTGGTCAACGGACTGTCCGCCCTGCGCAAGGACAATACCGGATACGACCTGCGCAACCTGCTGATCGGTGCCGAGGGGACCCTTGGCATCATCACCGCCGCAACCCTGAAAACCCTGCCGCAGCCGCTTGTCCGCACGACGGCCTTTCTTTCCGTGAGCGACCTCGATGCCGCTCTCACCGTGCTGCACCGGGTACAGGACCACACCGGCGGGGCAGTCGAGGCCTTTGAATTCATGCCGCAGCCGGTGATCGACGCGATCTGCACCTACAATCCGGCGATCCGTTCGCCGCTGGAGGGTCCCGCCGAGATCGGTATCCTGCTGGAGGTCGCGTCCAGCCGACCAATGGATGCGCAGCTCAACGAGGAAGGCGCCCGCGCGCTGGAGGTTGACGTGCTGACCCTCTTGGCCGATCTGGTCGAGAAGGAGCTGATCCTGGACGCCACCATCGCCCGCAACGATCAGCAGCGGCAGGATCTGTGGACAATGCGGGAAATGGTTCTCGAGGGGATCACCCACGCCGGCGTGGCCGAAATCTTCGACATCTCGCTGTCACTCAAGCATCTCTCTTCCTTCGTTGCGACGGCAAAGGAACAAGCCGCGCGGTTTGGCTTCCGCTCGCTGGTGATCGGGCACCTTGGCGACGGGAATCTGCACTACGCGGTAATGGGCGCTGAAGGCCAGGATCCCGCCGATCTGCCGATGGACGCGATGCGCGCTGCGATCATGGACGAGGTCGCCCGCCTCAACGGATCATTCAGCGCCGAACATGGCATCGGGCAGAGCAAGCTGGACCAGATGCTCAGATACAAGGACGCCGGCCAGCTGGCCGTGATGCGGCGTATCAAATCCGCGCTGGACCCGCAGAACCTGATGAACCCGGGCAAGCTGATCCCGCTTGCCTCCACGGAGGTCGGTACGGGGAGATCTTGGCAA
- a CDS encoding GntR family transcriptional regulator, producing the protein MKPIPAAPSLMMQTADRIREAIIRGELKLGSKVSEQRLADVLRVSRSPVREALAVLQMEGLINVLPKRGSFVFTPDLKMVSDLCDHRAVLEAACLRFAIRDHHDVLMKKIRHGLDDMQRAIDAGDNIAYSFGDMTFHKSIVESSGNRSIASAYTRTIGPLMAVRTDIIKSNKAHMDVSMHDHLELAAACAEKDIDRAVDIATRHIMRLPASFVTMLENDSSPAPRELSQL; encoded by the coding sequence ATGAAGCCAATTCCGGCCGCACCGTCATTGATGATGCAAACTGCCGATCGGATACGCGAAGCGATTATCCGAGGTGAGCTGAAGCTCGGTTCGAAGGTGTCGGAGCAGCGGTTGGCCGATGTGCTGCGTGTGAGTCGGTCCCCGGTGCGCGAGGCGCTGGCCGTGCTTCAGATGGAGGGGCTGATCAACGTGCTGCCAAAGCGCGGGTCATTTGTGTTCACCCCTGATTTAAAGATGGTCTCCGACCTGTGCGATCATCGCGCCGTCCTGGAGGCTGCCTGCCTGAGGTTTGCGATCCGCGACCACCACGACGTATTGATGAAGAAGATCCGGCATGGTCTAGACGACATGCAGCGCGCCATCGATGCAGGGGACAATATCGCCTATTCCTTCGGTGACATGACCTTTCACAAGTCGATCGTGGAGAGCAGCGGCAACCGTTCGATCGCGTCGGCCTATACCCGGACGATCGGACCGCTGATGGCGGTGCGGACAGACATCATCAAGTCCAACAAGGCGCATATGGACGTTTCCATGCACGACCACCTCGAACTGGCGGCGGCCTGCGCGGAGAAGGATATCGACAGGGCCGTTGATATCGCCACCCGGCACATCATGCGCCTGCCAGCTTCTTTCGTGACCATGCTCGAGAATGACTCAAGCCCCGCGCCTCGTGAGTTGTCGCAACTGTGA
- a CDS encoding LuxR C-terminal-related transcriptional regulator — MRLKCSVVVGRCLYGGKRDQMQVINLAFFDDHPVLLEGMVGLFSDMDDYNVVAKGCCAAEVVEISLDSGAQAVILDLDMPGDVFEAIRCFRKQKPEVKILIFTASDDIEQAVKALEVGASGYVLKGSRLEDLVLALRSVMKGETYITQQMAARVIMALRNASMQERSDKHSPLSVREQQVVKLLLQGKTNREIAQTLTISEKTVKHYMTVLMQKLHVRNRVEVVLAAQRNMALEHQHFLS, encoded by the coding sequence ATGCGCCTAAAATGTTCCGTGGTGGTGGGGAGGTGTTTGTATGGGGGTAAGCGTGATCAAATGCAGGTCATCAATCTGGCGTTTTTTGATGACCATCCTGTTCTTCTGGAGGGAATGGTTGGTCTTTTCTCTGACATGGACGATTACAATGTCGTCGCCAAGGGATGCTGCGCAGCCGAAGTAGTCGAGATATCGCTCGATTCCGGAGCGCAAGCCGTTATTCTGGATCTGGACATGCCCGGAGATGTCTTCGAGGCAATCCGGTGCTTCCGCAAACAGAAGCCGGAAGTAAAGATCCTGATATTCACCGCGTCGGACGATATCGAGCAGGCTGTGAAGGCCCTGGAGGTCGGCGCCAGCGGCTATGTCCTGAAAGGCAGCCGTTTGGAGGATCTTGTTCTCGCGCTGCGTTCAGTCATGAAGGGTGAAACCTACATCACACAACAAATGGCAGCACGCGTGATCATGGCACTGCGCAATGCCTCGATGCAGGAGCGATCGGACAAGCACAGTCCTCTGAGCGTGCGTGAACAGCAGGTCGTGAAGCTTTTGCTGCAGGGGAAGACGAACCGTGAAATCGCCCAGACGCTGACGATCAGCGAGAAAACGGTCAAGCACTACATGACGGTTCTGATGCAGAAGCTGCATGTTCGAAACCGTGTGGAGGTCGTGTTGGCCGCGCAGCGGAACATGGCATTGGAGCACCAGCACTTTCTGTCATAG